A stretch of Oncorhynchus mykiss isolate Arlee chromosome 14, USDA_OmykA_1.1, whole genome shotgun sequence DNA encodes these proteins:
- the spata4 gene encoding spermatogenesis-associated protein 4, translating to MAYAQPPKKTGLPREVLKWLQSLDLSFSPKNMRRDFSNGYLVAEMFSWYYHEDFPMHSYNNGTSLPTKQGNWAQIERFLVKQNIHLQKEVLDGTIHCKPGAAELLVQEIYTILTNRRIKGIQGREIDFTDRDYQDQLPMLARATASKAIKNNLRLTEVIAEPNISTNQRKVQAIIHMHLEQRAAERVQNPKRFNVKPTLGELAVRLPPSSHHGDDSSDSNASVQSGTAKSCEPSIRSKASVHFKEIEVRQMDRRSLIAI from the exons ATGGCTTACGCACAGCCTCCCAAAAAGACAGGACTGCCACGAGAAGTTCTGAAGTGGCTCCAAAGCCTGGATTTGTCATTTTCTCCAAAGAATATGCGCAG GGATTTCTCCAATGGCTACCTTGTGGCAGAGATGTTCTCCTGGTATTATCATGAAGACTTCCCCATGCACTCCTACAACAATGGGACATCACTTCCAACCAAACAGGGCAACTGGGCACAAATAGAGAGG TTTCTAGTGAAACAGAACATCCATCTGCAAAAGGAAGTTCTGGACGGGACCATCCATTGCAAGCCAGGAGCAGCGGAGCTTCTAGTGCAAGAGATTTACACCATCTTAACTAACAGGAG GATCAAAGGGATCCAGGGCAGGGAGATTGACTTCACAGACAGGGACTACCAGGACCAGCTGCCCATGCTAGCTCGGGCCACAGCCTCCAAGGCCATCAAGAACAACCTGCGGCTGACCGAGGTCATAGCCGAGCCCAACATCTCCACCAATCAGAGGAAGGTGCAGGCCATCATCCACATGCACCTGGAGCAGAGGGCGGCCGAGAGAGTCCAGAACCCCA AGCGCTTCAACGTGAAGCCCACCTTGGGAGAACTGGCCGTGAGACTGCCCCCATCTTCTCACCACGGAGATGACAGCTCCGATAGCAACGCCTCAGTACAAAGTGGAACCGCAA AGTCATGTGAACCATCCATCAGGAGTAAAGCCAGTGTCCATTTCAAGGAGATTGAGGTGCGTCAGATGGACAGACGCTCGCTGATTGCAATTTAA
- the asb5a gene encoding ankyrin repeat and SOCS box protein 5 isoform X1 encodes MEKGNNDDAVWNASGAILDIDPGSWADRSPLHDAACQGRLLALRNLILQGHNVNVVTIDHVSPLHVACLGDHVACARALIAAGANVNVTTIDGVTPLFNACSVGSVSCAEVLLENGAKPQALVFQPSPIHQASSKGNSGCVETLIRWGADVDFDIPHLGTPLYTACVSQEIECVQRLLREGANVQKGRYMESPLHAAAEKDCTAIVKLLLDFGADIHARNIEFQRPVEAAPPSSLTEGFLLVYEATPQPLSQLCRQRIRDRVGRDRFHLINHLPLPNPLRNYLQYR; translated from the exons ATGGAGAAAGGTAACAATGATGATGCAGTCTGGAATGCATCTGGTGCTATTCTGGATATtgacccag GGTCCTGGGCAGACCGCTCACCCTTACATGATGCTGCATGCCAAGGTCGTCTCTTAGCTCTGAGGAATCTCATTTTACAG GGCCACAATGTAAATGTAGTCACTATAGACCATGTGAGTCCTCTGCACGTGGCCTGCCTTGGAGACCATGTAGCATGTGCCAGAGCTCTGATCGCTGCAGGAGCCAAT GTGAACGTCACCACCATTGATGGGGTGACTCCTCTTTTCAACGCGTGCTCAGTGGGCAGTGTATCATGTGCAGAGGTCCTCCTGGAGAACGGGGCCAAACCCCAGGCTCTGGTATTTCAGCCCTCGCCCATTCACCAAGCCAGCAGTAAAG GCAACAGTGGGTGTGTGGAGACTCTAATCAGATGGGGAGCCGACGTGGACTTTGACATTCCTCACCTGGGAACGCCCCTCTACACCGCCTGTGTCTCTCAGGAGATAGAATGTGTccagaggctgctgagggaag GAGCAAATGTACAGAAAGGTAGATATATGGAGTCTCCCTTACACGCTGCCGCTGAGAAGGACTGCACTGCCATTGTTAAGCTGTTGTTGGACTTTGGGGCAGATATCCATGCCAGGAACATTGAGTTCCAGAGACCTGTGGAGGCTGCTCCCCCCAGCAGCCTGACAGAGGGGTTTCTACTGGTCTATGAGG CCACGCCCCAACCATTGAGTCAGCTGTGTCGACAGCGTATCCGTGACCGTGTGGGCCGTGACAGGTTTCACCTCATCAACCATCTTCCCCTTCCCAACCCCCTCAGGAACTACCTCCAGTACAGATGA
- the asb5a gene encoding ankyrin repeat and SOCS box protein 5 isoform X2, which translates to MQQTATQNRILLCVIKGSWADRSPLHDAACQGRLLALRNLILQGHNVNVVTIDHVSPLHVACLGDHVACARALIAAGANVNVTTIDGVTPLFNACSVGSVSCAEVLLENGAKPQALVFQPSPIHQASSKGNSGCVETLIRWGADVDFDIPHLGTPLYTACVSQEIECVQRLLREGANVQKGRYMESPLHAAAEKDCTAIVKLLLDFGADIHARNIEFQRPVEAAPPSSLTEGFLLVYEATPQPLSQLCRQRIRDRVGRDRFHLINHLPLPNPLRNYLQYR; encoded by the exons ATGCAGCAAACAGCAACACAAAATCGAATCTTGTTGTGCGTTATTAAAG GGTCCTGGGCAGACCGCTCACCCTTACATGATGCTGCATGCCAAGGTCGTCTCTTAGCTCTGAGGAATCTCATTTTACAG GGCCACAATGTAAATGTAGTCACTATAGACCATGTGAGTCCTCTGCACGTGGCCTGCCTTGGAGACCATGTAGCATGTGCCAGAGCTCTGATCGCTGCAGGAGCCAAT GTGAACGTCACCACCATTGATGGGGTGACTCCTCTTTTCAACGCGTGCTCAGTGGGCAGTGTATCATGTGCAGAGGTCCTCCTGGAGAACGGGGCCAAACCCCAGGCTCTGGTATTTCAGCCCTCGCCCATTCACCAAGCCAGCAGTAAAG GCAACAGTGGGTGTGTGGAGACTCTAATCAGATGGGGAGCCGACGTGGACTTTGACATTCCTCACCTGGGAACGCCCCTCTACACCGCCTGTGTCTCTCAGGAGATAGAATGTGTccagaggctgctgagggaag GAGCAAATGTACAGAAAGGTAGATATATGGAGTCTCCCTTACACGCTGCCGCTGAGAAGGACTGCACTGCCATTGTTAAGCTGTTGTTGGACTTTGGGGCAGATATCCATGCCAGGAACATTGAGTTCCAGAGACCTGTGGAGGCTGCTCCCCCCAGCAGCCTGACAGAGGGGTTTCTACTGGTCTATGAGG CCACGCCCCAACCATTGAGTCAGCTGTGTCGACAGCGTATCCGTGACCGTGTGGGCCGTGACAGGTTTCACCTCATCAACCATCTTCCCCTTCCCAACCCCCTCAGGAACTACCTCCAGTACAGATGA
- the neil3 gene encoding endonuclease 8-like 3 isoform X2: MVEGPGCTLNGEKIRSKVQRGQKVKEFRGSLTTNTQRNATNTISFQIFMGCQYTGVETLGKELFMYFGQRALRVHFGMDGSMRINPTDIKSRKGSPPVLEIHLTNDTVSFFDSTVEIRLTEDCEQRVRAMESLDVCSCKFSFSHAEETMRRQSYRMLCDVLLDQAVLPGVGNIIKNEALFDSGLHPSVKVNQLTDTQLHHLVKMTRDFTLLFYKCRKTGSALNKHYKVYKRPQCGQCNGAVTVCRLGDNGRMTYFCNRCQTGDPSEVNVSKLPTRNTLVGWAYQGSMGSNDHVAKREEEEWACQLCTLINQPMSKACDACLTPRPELPKDNASPESSPFTRDLIKYPCNAFSKPQEGLKVNRRAAFGNTTLMFTDLSPKASRVNSPLPLSSTNSQLNSTARGLSKHNVCQGKRSSPNYASGGWQDKSGELSKGESTMVSYSQPHKKMRIDHSPFSVSNKPQNGTHHNLSPPQNNAPSGSTQTQSPPSNPCCVSHGRPSVLRLVTKQGDNKGRQFYTCSLPRETQCKFFEWADTHFPFCNHAKRCLMRTVLKLGPNNGRNFYVCSFPKGKQCDFFQWAENGPGISILPGC, encoded by the exons ATGGTTGAGGGTCCAGGATGCACATTGAATGGAGAAAAGATCCGCTCGAAGGTCCAAAGAGGACAGAAGGTGAAAGAATTCAGGGGAAGCTTGACGACAAACACACAA AGGAATGCCACCAATACGATCTCCTTCCAAATATTCATGGGCTGTCAATACACAGGAGTTGAGACCCTTGGAAAGGAACTCTTCATGTACTTTGGCCAAAGAGCTCTGAG AGTCCACTTTGGTATGGATGGCTCTATGCGAATCAACCCCACTGACATCAAAAGCAGAAAGGGATCACCCCCTGTGCTGGAGATCCACCTGACCAATGACACAGTCTCCTTCTTTGACTCTACTGTGGAAATCAG ACTGACGGAGGACTGTGAACAGAGAGTGAGAGCTATGGAGAGTCTGGATGTTTGCTCCTGTAAATTCAGCTTCTCCCACGCGGAGGAGACTATGAGGAGGCAGAGCTACAGGATGCTGTGTGACGTACTCCTAGACCAGGCCGTCCTACCAGGAGTGGGAAACATCATTAAGAACGAAGCCCTGTTTGACTCCGGTCTTCACCCTTCTGTTAAA GTCAATCAACTCACAGATACCCAGCTCCACCATCTTGTGAAAATGACACGAGATTTCACCCTCCTATTTTACAAG TGCCGCAAGACAGGCTCCGCTCTCAACAAACACTACAAGGTCTACAAACGGCCTCAGTGTGGTCAGTGCAATGGGGCCGTCACCGTCTGTCGCCTCGGGGACAACGGAAGGATGACGTACTTCTGCAACCGCTGCCAGACTGGGGACCCAAGTGAGGTTAACGTGAG CAAGCTCCCAACCAGGAACACGTTAGTTGGCTGGGCTTACCAAGGCAGCATGGGGAGCAACGATCATGTGGccaagagggaggaagaggagtgggccTGTCAACTCTGCACTCTGATCAACCAGCCTATGAGCAAGGCCTGTGATGCCTGCCTGACCCCTAGGCCTGAGC TCCCCAAAGACAATGCCAGCCCCGAGAGTTCACCCTTCACCAGAGATCTGATCAAGTACCCCTGCAATGCCTTCTCCAAACCACAAGAGGGCCTGAAAGTCAACCGCAGGGCCGCATTCGGGAACACCACCCTGATGTTCACCGACCTCAGCCCAAAGGCGAGCCGCGTCAACTctccccttcctctatcctccaccAACAGTCAGTTAAATTCCACAGCAAGAGGTTTAAGTAAACACAATGTCTGCCAGGGAAAAAGAAGTAGTCCAAATTATGCCTCTGGTGGCTGGCAGGACAAAAGCGGGGAGCTCTCCAAAGGGGAATCAACAATGGTCTCCTACAGTCAGCCGCACAAGAAAATGAGAATTGATCACAGTCCCTTTTCTGTCAGTAACAAACCTCAAAACGGAACCCACCATAATTTGAG TCCCCCTCAAAACAATGCACCAAGTGGAAGTACACAGACCCAGTCCCCTCCCAGCAACCCTTGCTGTGTGTCCCATGGGCGGCCCAGTGTGCTCCGATTGGTCACCAAGCAGGGGGACAACAAAGGAAGACAGTTCTACACCTGCTCGCTCCCCAGGGAGACACAGTGCAAATTTTTTGAG TGGGCTGATACACACTTTCCATTCTGTAACCATGCAAAACGCTGCCTGATGAGGACTGTACTCAAACTAGGACCAAACAACGGCCGCAACTTTTACGTATGCAGTTTTCCAAAGGGCAAGCAGTGTGATTTCTTCCAGTGGGCAGAAAATGGTCCAGGAATCTCCATCCTTCCTGGTTGCTGA
- the neil3 gene encoding endonuclease 8-like 3 isoform X1, which yields MVEGPGCTLNGEKIRSKVQRGQKVKEFRGSLTTNTQRNATNTISFQIFMGCQYTGVETLGKELFMYFGQRALRVHFGMDGSMRINPTDIKSRKGSPPVLEIHLTNDTVSFFDSTVEIRLTEDCEQRVRAMESLDVCSCKFSFSHAEETMRRQSYRMLCDVLLDQAVLPGVGNIIKNEALFDSGLHPSVKVNQLTDTQLHHLVKMTRDFTLLFYKCRKTGSALNKHYKVYKRPQCGQCNGAVTVCRLGDNGRMTYFCNRCQTGDPSEVNVSCMIAGQLERNPRFTGVNSKLPTRNTLVGWAYQGSMGSNDHVAKREEEEWACQLCTLINQPMSKACDACLTPRPELPKDNASPESSPFTRDLIKYPCNAFSKPQEGLKVNRRAAFGNTTLMFTDLSPKASRVNSPLPLSSTNSQLNSTARGLSKHNVCQGKRSSPNYASGGWQDKSGELSKGESTMVSYSQPHKKMRIDHSPFSVSNKPQNGTHHNLSPPQNNAPSGSTQTQSPPSNPCCVSHGRPSVLRLVTKQGDNKGRQFYTCSLPRETQCKFFEWADTHFPFCNHAKRCLMRTVLKLGPNNGRNFYVCSFPKGKQCDFFQWAENGPGISILPGC from the exons ATGGTTGAGGGTCCAGGATGCACATTGAATGGAGAAAAGATCCGCTCGAAGGTCCAAAGAGGACAGAAGGTGAAAGAATTCAGGGGAAGCTTGACGACAAACACACAA AGGAATGCCACCAATACGATCTCCTTCCAAATATTCATGGGCTGTCAATACACAGGAGTTGAGACCCTTGGAAAGGAACTCTTCATGTACTTTGGCCAAAGAGCTCTGAG AGTCCACTTTGGTATGGATGGCTCTATGCGAATCAACCCCACTGACATCAAAAGCAGAAAGGGATCACCCCCTGTGCTGGAGATCCACCTGACCAATGACACAGTCTCCTTCTTTGACTCTACTGTGGAAATCAG ACTGACGGAGGACTGTGAACAGAGAGTGAGAGCTATGGAGAGTCTGGATGTTTGCTCCTGTAAATTCAGCTTCTCCCACGCGGAGGAGACTATGAGGAGGCAGAGCTACAGGATGCTGTGTGACGTACTCCTAGACCAGGCCGTCCTACCAGGAGTGGGAAACATCATTAAGAACGAAGCCCTGTTTGACTCCGGTCTTCACCCTTCTGTTAAA GTCAATCAACTCACAGATACCCAGCTCCACCATCTTGTGAAAATGACACGAGATTTCACCCTCCTATTTTACAAG TGCCGCAAGACAGGCTCCGCTCTCAACAAACACTACAAGGTCTACAAACGGCCTCAGTGTGGTCAGTGCAATGGGGCCGTCACCGTCTGTCGCCTCGGGGACAACGGAAGGATGACGTACTTCTGCAACCGCTGCCAGACTGGGGACCCAAGTGAGGTTAACGTGAG CTGCATGATAGCAGGTCAGCTGGAGAGAAATCCAAGATTCACAGGGGTAAACAG CAAGCTCCCAACCAGGAACACGTTAGTTGGCTGGGCTTACCAAGGCAGCATGGGGAGCAACGATCATGTGGccaagagggaggaagaggagtgggccTGTCAACTCTGCACTCTGATCAACCAGCCTATGAGCAAGGCCTGTGATGCCTGCCTGACCCCTAGGCCTGAGC TCCCCAAAGACAATGCCAGCCCCGAGAGTTCACCCTTCACCAGAGATCTGATCAAGTACCCCTGCAATGCCTTCTCCAAACCACAAGAGGGCCTGAAAGTCAACCGCAGGGCCGCATTCGGGAACACCACCCTGATGTTCACCGACCTCAGCCCAAAGGCGAGCCGCGTCAACTctccccttcctctatcctccaccAACAGTCAGTTAAATTCCACAGCAAGAGGTTTAAGTAAACACAATGTCTGCCAGGGAAAAAGAAGTAGTCCAAATTATGCCTCTGGTGGCTGGCAGGACAAAAGCGGGGAGCTCTCCAAAGGGGAATCAACAATGGTCTCCTACAGTCAGCCGCACAAGAAAATGAGAATTGATCACAGTCCCTTTTCTGTCAGTAACAAACCTCAAAACGGAACCCACCATAATTTGAG TCCCCCTCAAAACAATGCACCAAGTGGAAGTACACAGACCCAGTCCCCTCCCAGCAACCCTTGCTGTGTGTCCCATGGGCGGCCCAGTGTGCTCCGATTGGTCACCAAGCAGGGGGACAACAAAGGAAGACAGTTCTACACCTGCTCGCTCCCCAGGGAGACACAGTGCAAATTTTTTGAG TGGGCTGATACACACTTTCCATTCTGTAACCATGCAAAACGCTGCCTGATGAGGACTGTACTCAAACTAGGACCAAACAACGGCCGCAACTTTTACGTATGCAGTTTTCCAAAGGGCAAGCAGTGTGATTTCTTCCAGTGGGCAGAAAATGGTCCAGGAATCTCCATCCTTCCTGGTTGCTGA